A portion of the Alphaproteobacteria bacterium genome contains these proteins:
- a CDS encoding FtsQ-type POTRA domain-containing protein encodes MGRIKLKSGRPSIIGAATARQRRGLHSLWLRYRLSLLTYFLVLVCLGTIIYPLYDNYRSGRIAALGRAIHAKVLGVTKDQGLVIEEILVDGRNYTDKQQILDTLQITQGMPILGIDLESAQSALLTLPWVKDAKVERRLPGTMFIHLTERHPLAIWQNKGALNLIDETGSVILGQDLSHFAGLLVVVGPDAPSFARELVDIISMSSDFQSRVQSAVRIGQRRWDLHLKNDMIVKLPEKNPELAVQKLLEMHSVNKVLDLDYAAIDMRLADRIFLQKKDGGQIPAGAADKST; translated from the coding sequence ATGGGGCGCATAAAATTAAAATCCGGACGGCCGTCGATCATCGGCGCCGCCACCGCGCGGCAGCGGCGCGGGCTGCACAGTCTTTGGCTGCGCTATCGACTATCCTTACTGACTTATTTTCTGGTGCTGGTGTGCTTGGGCACAATTATTTATCCGCTGTACGATAATTACCGTTCCGGCCGTATCGCCGCGCTGGGCCGCGCCATTCACGCCAAGGTTTTAGGCGTAACCAAGGACCAAGGATTGGTCATCGAAGAAATTCTGGTCGATGGCCGCAATTACACCGACAAACAGCAAATTTTGGACACGTTGCAAATCACCCAAGGCATGCCGATTTTGGGCATCGATTTGGAATCGGCGCAAAGCGCGCTGCTTACCCTGCCCTGGGTGAAAGACGCCAAGGTCGAACGCCGCCTGCCCGGAACGATGTTCATTCATTTGACCGAGCGGCATCCGCTGGCCATTTGGCAGAACAAAGGGGCGCTGAATTTGATCGACGAGACGGGCAGCGTGATTTTGGGCCAGGATCTTTCCCATTTTGCCGGATTGTTGGTGGTGGTCGGGCCAGATGCTCCATCTTTTGCCCGTGAATTGGTCGATATTATTTCCATGTCATCTGATTTTCAATCGCGCGTGCAATCGGCGGTGCGCATTGGCCAGCGCCGTTGGGATCTGCATTTGAAAAACGATATGATCGTCAAATTGCCGGAAAAAAATCCGGAATTGGCGGTGCAAAAATTATTGGAAATGCATAGCGTGAATAAAGTTTTGGATTTGGATTACGCCGCCATCGACATGCGCCTGGCCGACCGGATATTTCTACAGAAAAAAGACGGCGGACAAATCCCGGCTGGCGCGGCGGATAAGAGTACGTAA
- a CDS encoding sodium:solute symporter, giving the protein MTSFGRDRLTFVISLLSAPMTYTYLPLIAIIAYMLLQLAVSAYANSKIKSETDYLLAGRHLGLWLGSFSLFATWFGAETVVASSGAIAAEGLAGGRAEPFGYAACLILLGIALAGKLRQGNYITTADFYRERYGVAAEKIAVLLMVPTSLIWSAAQVLAFAHILSAVGHIDLNTALLIGTAMVVIYTTVGGFLGDVITDNIQSVVIIIGLIVTACFIVAQLGGWDAAFSLITADRLNVLSPDEPVWPQIDEWTIAIVGSLVAQEAISRILATRSADVARKTCYIAAGLYFVVGLIPAFIGLAGYQLVPQDFYGDGFLPRIAETVLPQFAYVLFIGALVSAILSTVNTTLLSVGGLLGHNIVIHGWPHLFEKEGSKVRLQRGLVMFAGLLTYGIAAGGQRIYDLIESSSSFGSAGLVVCLVFGLWTRRGTAAAALSAMAAGVFGIAVFQYYWEWPAAYIATLIFSAVVYWGVAMLSKNRLIEVGR; this is encoded by the coding sequence ATGACATCATTTGGCAGGGATCGACTAACGTTTGTTATCTCGTTATTATCCGCGCCCATGACTTATACCTATCTCCCCCTTATTGCGATTATCGCCTATATGCTGTTGCAACTGGCGGTATCCGCCTATGCCAATTCCAAAATCAAATCCGAAACCGATTACTTGCTGGCCGGGCGGCATTTGGGATTGTGGCTGGGTTCGTTTTCATTATTCGCCACTTGGTTTGGCGCGGAAACGGTGGTGGCATCGTCCGGCGCGATTGCCGCCGAAGGTTTGGCGGGTGGACGGGCGGAACCATTCGGATATGCGGCGTGTCTGATTTTGCTGGGCATCGCGTTGGCCGGAAAATTGCGGCAAGGCAATTACATCACTACCGCCGATTTTTACCGCGAGCGGTATGGCGTTGCGGCCGAAAAAATCGCCGTGCTGTTGATGGTTCCGACATCCTTGATTTGGTCCGCGGCGCAGGTGCTGGCGTTCGCCCATATTTTATCGGCGGTCGGGCATATCGATTTAAACACGGCGTTGTTGATCGGTACGGCAATGGTGGTGATTTATACGACCGTCGGCGGATTTTTGGGCGATGTCATTACCGACAATATCCAAAGCGTGGTGATTATCATCGGTCTTATTGTCACGGCATGTTTTATCGTGGCGCAATTGGGCGGATGGGACGCCGCGTTTTCCTTGATTACGGCGGACCGGTTGAATGTATTGTCGCCGGACGAACCGGTATGGCCGCAAATCGACGAATGGACTATTGCGATTGTGGGGTCGCTGGTCGCGCAAGAAGCGATCTCCCGCATCTTGGCGACGCGTTCCGCCGATGTCGCGCGGAAAACCTGTTATATCGCCGCCGGATTGTATTTCGTGGTCGGATTGATCCCGGCCTTTATCGGTCTTGCCGGATATCAATTGGTGCCGCAGGATTTTTATGGCGACGGTTTTTTGCCGCGCATCGCCGAAACCGTGTTGCCGCAATTCGCCTATGTGCTGTTTATCGGCGCGCTTGTTTCGGCGATTTTATCTACGGTCAACACCACATTGCTTTCGGTGGGCGGTTTGCTTGGCCACAATATCGTCATTCACGGATGGCCGCATCTGTTTGAAAAAGAAGGCAGCAAGGTTCGATTGCAGCGCGGCCTGGTTATGTTCGCGGGATTGCTGACCTATGGCATCGCCGCGGGCGGCCAGCGCATTTACGATTTGATAGAATCAAGTTCCAGTTTCGGATCGGCCGGATTGGTGGTGTGTTTGGTGTTCGGTCTTTGGACGCGGCGGGGAACCGCCGCAGCGGCCTTGTCGGCTATGGCGGCTGGCGTTTTTGGCATCGCGGTGTTCCAATATTATTGGGAATGGCCGGCGGCCTATATTGCCACTTTAATTTTCTCTGCTGTGGTGTATTGGGGCGTAGCGATGCTTAGTAAAAACCGGCTGATAGAAGTTGGACGTTAG
- the murB gene encoding UDP-N-acetylmuramate dehydrogenase — MSNPAYYPTVEPLITRLPKVRGRYTENASLHKVTWFQVGGPAEVLFKPADLEDLQNFLKEKPPLVPVTILGVGSNVLVRDGGIRGVVIRLGREFASIAQDGTHIVAGAAALDVNVARVAADAGLTGMEFLFGIPGTIGGALRMNAGAYGSEIKDILISAQVIDDEGNLHNLVAGQLGLSYRDCEVPKGWIFVGATLAGTPASKADIERRMDEIAEKRESTQPIRSRTGGSTFANPDDRRAWELVDQAGCRGLKIGGAMVSEKHTNFLINTGGATAADIENLGDEVRMRVFRHSGVELRWEIERLGEK, encoded by the coding sequence ATGAGCAATCCCGCCTATTATCCAACCGTTGAACCGTTGATTACTCGCCTGCCCAAAGTGCGCGGGCGGTATACCGAAAACGCTTCGTTACATAAAGTGACTTGGTTCCAAGTTGGCGGACCTGCGGAAGTGTTATTCAAACCCGCCGATCTCGAAGATTTGCAGAATTTTTTAAAAGAAAAACCGCCGCTGGTACCGGTGACCATATTGGGCGTTGGGTCGAACGTGTTGGTGCGCGATGGCGGCATTCGCGGCGTGGTGATCCGCCTGGGCCGCGAATTCGCATCGATCGCCCAAGACGGCACGCATATCGTGGCTGGCGCAGCCGCGCTGGATGTGAATGTGGCACGCGTGGCGGCCGACGCAGGATTGACCGGCATGGAATTTTTGTTCGGCATTCCGGGCACGATTGGCGGCGCGTTGCGCATGAATGCCGGCGCTTATGGATCGGAAATAAAAGATATACTGATATCGGCTCAGGTAATTGATGACGAAGGCAATTTGCATAATCTGGTCGCCGGCCAGCTAGGATTGTCTTATCGCGATTGTGAAGTGCCCAAGGGATGGATTTTCGTTGGCGCCACCTTGGCCGGAACTCCCGCCAGCAAGGCGGATATTGAGCGCCGCATGGACGAAATCGCCGAAAAACGCGAATCGACGCAACCTATACGCTCGCGCACCGGCGGATCGACCTTTGCCAACCCGGATGACCGCCGCGCGTGGGAATTGGTCGATCAGGCCGGCTGCCGCGGATTGAAAATTGGCGGCGCGATGGTTTCGGAAAAACATACGAATTTTTTGATTAATACCGGCGGCGCGACCGCGGCCGATATTGAAAATCTGGGCGACGAAGTGCGCATGCGCGTCTTCCGCCACAGTGGCGTTGAACTGCGCTGGGAAATTGAACGACTGGGGGAAAAGTAA
- a CDS encoding D-alanine--D-alanine ligase has protein sequence MNQNKSKKIIVVYGGNSSEREVSLVSGRSVIQGLKDMGYDVHGFDLNNNIAEFVKALDPKPFAVFNALHGPGGEDGTIQGLLDLLQIPYTHSGVQASSVAMDKEMAKKVFREAKLPVPPGGIFPISEILAGDVMPRPYVVKPIREGSSVGVRIMKAGDNKPAINKDTWKFGEYAIVEKFIPGREITVAVMGDRALGVTEIKTNLEFYDYEAKYASGGSTHDCPAQIPGPVYEQACKIAIEAHNALGCRGVTRADIRYDDTQNKHELFLLEVNTQPGMTPTSLVPELAAYNNIPFPQLVGWMVENAKWGA, from the coding sequence ATGAACCAAAACAAATCCAAAAAAATTATTGTCGTTTATGGCGGCAATTCGTCGGAACGCGAAGTATCGCTGGTCAGCGGCCGTTCTGTGATCCAAGGATTGAAAGACATGGGATACGATGTCCACGGATTCGACTTGAATAACAATATCGCGGAATTTGTAAAAGCCTTAGACCCAAAACCGTTTGCGGTATTCAATGCGCTGCACGGCCCCGGCGGCGAAGATGGCACGATTCAGGGATTGCTGGATTTATTGCAAATTCCATACACCCATTCCGGCGTACAGGCGTCGTCCGTGGCAATGGACAAAGAAATGGCCAAAAAAGTCTTCCGCGAGGCGAAATTGCCCGTCCCACCCGGCGGCATATTTCCAATTTCCGAAATTCTGGCAGGCGATGTGATGCCGCGCCCCTATGTGGTGAAACCGATTCGCGAAGGATCTTCGGTTGGCGTGCGCATTATGAAAGCCGGCGACAACAAACCGGCGATCAACAAAGACACCTGGAAATTCGGCGAATACGCGATTGTCGAAAAATTCATTCCTGGCCGCGAAATCACCGTGGCGGTGATGGGCGACCGCGCGCTGGGCGTGACCGAAATCAAAACCAATTTGGAATTTTACGATTACGAGGCTAAATACGCTTCTGGCGGATCGACCCATGATTGCCCGGCGCAAATTCCAGGCCCCGTGTATGAACAAGCCTGCAAAATCGCCATCGAGGCGCACAACGCGCTGGGCTGCCGTGGCGTTACCCGCGCCGATATTCGGTACGATGACACCCAAAATAAACATGAATTGTTTTTGCTGGAAGTAAATACGCAGCCCGGCATGACGCCAACATCCTTGGTGCCGGAATTGGCGGCATATAACAATATCCCGTTCCCGCAATTGGTCGGCTGGATGGTAGAGAACGCCAAATGGGGCGCATAA
- a CDS encoding endonuclease domain-containing protein has protein sequence MYEFAKAMRNDPTDAEYRLWYHLSNRQLLNHKFRRQHPIPPYIVDFCCIEKKIIIELDGGQHAEDGHAIYDKKRDEFLKNAGYDVIRFWNQEVMKNIDSVIETILYKLEHKY, from the coding sequence ATGTATGAATTTGCTAAGGCCATGCGTAATGATCCAACCGATGCAGAATATAGATTATGGTATCATCTAAGCAATCGCCAATTACTAAACCACAAATTCCGTCGCCAACATCCTATTCCACCTTATATTGTTGATTTTTGCTGCATTGAGAAGAAAATAATTATTGAATTAGACGGTGGGCAGCATGCTGAAGATGGACATGCAATTTATGATAAAAAGCGAGATGAATTTCTTAAGAATGCAGGCTATGATGTCATTAGATTTTGGAACCAAGAAGTTATGAAAAACATAGATTCAGTAATTGAAACAATTCTATATAAATTGGAACACAAGTATTAA
- a CDS encoding four helix bundle protein yields MTQKIRDHKDLEVWKKGKTLVKEIYLITAQFPPTEKYNLSSQMQRAAISIPANIAEGYMRASRKEYLQFLAIASGSASELETLIIIAAELGFIKPAQTIILSKTADDLRRMLFGLRQKLAQTPKPNTQNPIAA; encoded by the coding sequence ATGACACAAAAAATTCGAGACCACAAAGATTTAGAAGTTTGGAAAAAAGGCAAAACACTGGTAAAAGAAATTTATCTGATAACAGCCCAATTTCCTCCAACAGAAAAGTACAATCTTTCTTCCCAAATGCAACGTGCCGCTATTTCTATTCCCGCCAATATTGCTGAAGGATATATGCGCGCTAGCCGCAAAGAATATCTGCAATTTCTAGCAATCGCCTCTGGATCTGCCAGCGAATTAGAGACTTTGATCATCATAGCCGCTGAACTGGGATTTATAAAACCAGCACAGACTATTATATTGTCAAAAACTGCGGATGATTTACGCCGTATGTTATTTGGTCTTCGTCAAAAACTTGCCCAAACCCCAAAACCCAATACCCAAAACCCTATAGCCGCATGA
- a CDS encoding UDP-N-acetylmuramate--L-alanine ligase, which translates to MRIIPFTIGTFHIVGIGGIGMSGIAEVLHNLGYKVQGSDVADGYNIKRLRDLGITVHIGHRAENIDGAAVVVVSSAIKKDNPEILAAKTKMLPVVKRAEMLAEIMRLKWSVAVSGTHGKTTTTSLVAHLLESAGKDPTVINGGIINALGTNTRLGAGEWMVVEADESDGTFVKLPTTIAVVTNIDPEHLDHFGTFANAQKSYESFIQNVPFYGFAMLCIDHPVVQSLIPKASDRRIITYGLNPQADVRAVNIKMDAKGSTFDVIFSARTLGGARKITGVHLPIIGQHNVQNSLAALGIGGEMNIPDKTLQTALANFSGVKRRFTKTGIANGITVIDDYGHHPVEIAAVLKAARNVTSSKVIAVMQPHRYSRVNNLFEEFCTCFNDADTVIVAPIYAAGEEPIPGISSDTLAAGMIERGHHHVLKIAGPKDLAPTIAQIAKPGDFVICLGAGDVTTWAYALPKELTDILGSTPAASIA; encoded by the coding sequence ATGCGCATCATCCCCTTTACCATCGGCACATTCCACATTGTGGGCATTGGCGGCATTGGCATGTCCGGCATTGCCGAGGTATTGCACAATCTTGGATACAAGGTTCAGGGCAGCGATGTGGCGGATGGATACAATATCAAACGCCTGCGCGATTTGGGAATCACCGTTCATATCGGCCACCGCGCCGAAAATATCGATGGCGCCGCGGTGGTCGTGGTATCGAGCGCGATTAAAAAAGACAATCCGGAAATTCTAGCGGCGAAGACGAAAATGTTGCCGGTCGTCAAACGCGCCGAAATGCTGGCCGAAATTATGCGGTTGAAATGGTCGGTCGCGGTTTCCGGCACGCATGGCAAAACCACAACCACATCGTTGGTGGCGCATTTATTGGAATCGGCCGGCAAAGATCCAACCGTGATCAATGGCGGCATTATCAATGCGCTTGGCACCAACACGCGACTTGGTGCGGGTGAATGGATGGTGGTGGAGGCCGATGAATCCGATGGCACGTTCGTGAAATTGCCAACCACCATTGCGGTCGTGACCAATATCGACCCGGAACATTTGGATCATTTCGGCACTTTTGCCAATGCGCAGAAATCATACGAATCGTTCATTCAAAACGTGCCGTTTTACGGCTTTGCCATGCTGTGCATCGATCACCCGGTGGTGCAATCCTTGATTCCAAAGGCATCGGATCGACGCATCATCACCTATGGTTTGAATCCCCAAGCCGATGTGCGCGCCGTCAATATCAAAATGGATGCCAAGGGCAGCACGTTCGACGTTATTTTCTCCGCCCGTACTTTGGGTGGCGCACGCAAAATTACCGGCGTGCATTTGCCGATCATCGGCCAGCATAATGTACAGAATTCCCTGGCCGCGCTCGGCATTGGCGGAGAAATGAACATTCCGGATAAAACCTTGCAGACCGCGCTGGCCAATTTTTCCGGCGTAAAACGCCGCTTTACCAAAACCGGCATTGCCAACGGCATTACCGTGATCGACGATTACGGCCACCACCCGGTTGAAATCGCCGCCGTATTAAAGGCCGCGCGCAATGTCACATCGTCCAAGGTTATCGCCGTGATGCAACCGCACCGTTATTCCCGCGTCAATAATTTGTTCGAAGAATTTTGCACCTGTTTCAACGATGCCGACACCGTCATCGTCGCGCCAATTTATGCGGCCGGCGAGGAACCCATTCCAGGCATTTCCAGCGATACGCTGGCGGCCGGAATGATCGAACGCGGCCATCATCATGTGCTGAAAATCGCAGGACCAAAGGATCTGGCCCCCACCATCGCCCAAATCGCTAAGCCCGGCGATTTCGTCATTTGTCTTGGCGCCGGCGATGTAACCACCTGGGCGTATGCCTTGCCGAAGGAATTAACGGATATATTGGGTTCTACCCCCGCCGCCTCTATTGCTTGA
- the ftsZ gene encoding cell division protein FtsZ: MSINLRVPKAESELKPRITVVGAGGAGGNAVNNMIRSNLQGVEFICANTDAQALQQSLAERKIQLGVNINRGLGAGAKPEVGKAAAEESIEEIMQHIEGSNMCFITAGMGGGTGSGAGPVIARASRELGILTVGVVTKPFTFEGAHRMKLAENAIEEMQQYVDTLIVIPNQNLFRIANERTTFADAFKMADDVLYSGVRGVTDLITMPGLINLDFADIQTVMAEMGKAMMGTGEAEGDRRALDAAEAAINNPLLDDVSMKGARAVLINITGGLDMTLFEVDEAANRIRSEVDPDANIIFGAFFDEKLVGRMRISIVAAGMDALAIRANNDARQNPFGPGLRPQKVVPHADIIANARKTPAPIPSAPVSTPPSASAYTANRTNLNELSSTSYTPRNTAPAPRAEVKSPVSTTSNIATNNFTGDLPDSDLFIPPKPSVAETSKEDISLTERIVPSAIETQDEPQTVRVDLKQDRPLEKAMHRPATMPSETTPGSGTQTPYSRTGTAGSFATERSPESQASKSAERAQRRGPGLFERMMGGVLGGAANAAPSTPPARQEPTLLKTEAPTAKETSEPVQESLTPKAENDDLLDIPAFLRRGNN, encoded by the coding sequence ATGAGCATCAATCTACGCGTTCCAAAAGCCGAAAGTGAATTAAAACCGCGCATCACCGTTGTCGGCGCCGGGGGCGCTGGCGGGAACGCTGTGAACAACATGATCCGCTCGAACTTACAGGGCGTGGAATTCATTTGCGCCAACACCGATGCGCAAGCATTGCAACAAAGTTTGGCGGAACGCAAAATTCAATTGGGCGTGAATATCAATCGCGGTTTGGGCGCCGGCGCCAAACCCGAAGTCGGCAAGGCGGCCGCCGAGGAATCGATCGAAGAAATTATGCAGCACATCGAAGGCAGCAATATGTGCTTTATCACCGCCGGTATGGGTGGCGGCACTGGTTCCGGCGCAGGTCCCGTGATTGCGCGCGCATCGCGTGAATTGGGTATTTTGACCGTGGGCGTTGTAACGAAACCATTCACCTTCGAAGGCGCGCACCGCATGAAATTGGCGGAAAATGCGATCGAAGAAATGCAGCAATATGTCGACACATTGATCGTCATTCCAAACCAAAATCTGTTCCGCATTGCCAATGAACGCACCACATTTGCCGATGCATTTAAAATGGCCGACGACGTATTATATTCCGGCGTGCGCGGCGTGACCGATTTGATCACCATGCCAGGCCTTATCAACCTTGATTTCGCCGACATCCAAACCGTTATGGCGGAAATGGGCAAGGCGATGATGGGCACCGGCGAAGCCGAAGGCGACCGCCGCGCATTGGATGCCGCCGAAGCCGCGATCAACAATCCATTGCTGGACGATGTCAGCATGAAAGGCGCGCGCGCCGTTCTGATCAACATCACCGGCGGTTTGGATATGACCCTGTTCGAAGTGGACGAAGCCGCCAACCGCATCCGCAGCGAAGTCGATCCCGATGCCAACATCATCTTCGGTGCGTTCTTTGACGAAAAACTGGTCGGCCGCATGCGTATTTCGATTGTTGCCGCCGGCATGGATGCCCTGGCGATCCGCGCCAATAACGATGCGCGCCAAAATCCGTTTGGCCCAGGCTTGCGTCCGCAAAAAGTGGTGCCGCATGCCGATATTATCGCCAATGCGCGCAAAACCCCGGCGCCTATTCCATCGGCCCCGGTTTCAACGCCGCCAAGCGCTTCGGCGTACACGGCAAACCGCACTAACCTGAACGAATTGTCGTCGACTTCTTACACGCCGCGCAATACGGCCCCTGCCCCGCGCGCGGAAGTGAAATCGCCGGTCAGCACCACCAGCAATATCGCCACCAATAATTTCACCGGCGATTTGCCCGACAGCGATTTGTTTATCCCGCCAAAACCATCCGTGGCGGAAACCAGCAAAGAAGACATTTCATTGACGGAACGCATTGTTCCAAGCGCGATTGAAACCCAGGACGAACCGCAAACCGTGCGCGTCGATCTGAAACAAGACCGTCCATTGGAAAAGGCGATGCATCGCCCGGCCACAATGCCAAGCGAAACCACACCGGGAAGCGGCACGCAAACTCCGTATAGCCGTACCGGTACTGCCGGCAGTTTCGCGACGGAACGTTCGCCAGAATCGCAGGCCAGCAAATCGGCGGAACGCGCGCAACGACGCGGCCCGGGTTTGTTTGAACGCATGATGGGCGGCGTATTGGGCGGCGCGGCGAATGCGGCCCCATCCACCCCGCCAGCGCGCCAGGAACCGACCTTGCTGAAAACCGAAGCACCGACGGCAAAAGAAACATCCGAACCGGTTCAGGAAAGCCTGACGCCAAAGGCGGAAAACGACGATTTATTGGATATCCCAGCGTTCCTGCGCCGGGGAAACAACTAA
- the ftsA gene encoding cell division protein FtsA: MKPRFRKSTIAALDIGSSKVCCFIAKVDDMGRARVLGIGHQISAGMKAGVVMNVEAVENSILNAVHAAEQMAGGDTIRSVYVNVSCGHPASQHFDVELPLHGQQVRDLDVQKLLGQCRVAYDQQMNQSTGANDNSMNRYLLHAIPVGYSLDGSRGIRDPRGMYGQRLGASVHLVSAQNGALRNLATCVERCHLDLDGFVLSPYASGLATLVEDEMDLGCTLIDMGGGTTSVAVFFDGNLLFSDIVPIGGMHVTNDIARGLSTPVLQAERLKTLYGGALATAQDDEDMIDVPLVGENDLNDAPNHIPKSYLNRIIQPRLEETFEAVRAKLAEANVDKIAGRRVVLTGGASQLSNVRELAANILDKQVRLGKPIRLTGLADAAGGPAFSTCAGLLTFATHQEAQVEGKKPSTGKGQSLWSQVKSWIEETL, encoded by the coding sequence ATGAAACCGCGTTTTCGTAAAAGCACCATCGCCGCGCTGGATATCGGATCTTCCAAGGTCTGTTGTTTTATCGCCAAGGTCGACGATATGGGCCGCGCGCGCGTGCTGGGCATTGGCCACCAAATTTCGGCGGGGATGAAGGCCGGCGTGGTGATGAATGTCGAAGCGGTTGAAAATTCCATTTTGAACGCCGTGCATGCGGCCGAACAAATGGCTGGCGGCGACACGATTCGGTCGGTTTATGTGAATGTGTCCTGCGGCCACCCGGCATCGCAACATTTCGATGTGGAATTGCCGTTGCATGGCCAGCAAGTCCGCGATTTGGACGTGCAAAAATTGTTGGGCCAATGCCGCGTCGCCTATGACCAGCAAATGAACCAATCGACCGGCGCCAACGATAACAGCATGAACCGCTATTTATTGCATGCAATTCCGGTTGGGTACAGTTTGGATGGCAGCCGCGGCATCCGCGATCCGCGCGGCATGTATGGCCAGCGTTTGGGCGCCAGCGTGCATCTGGTTTCGGCGCAAAACGGCGCGTTGCGCAATCTGGCGACTTGCGTCGAACGGTGCCATTTGGATCTGGATGGATTCGTACTGTCGCCTTATGCGTCCGGCCTTGCCACATTGGTCGAAGATGAAATGGATTTGGGCTGCACCCTGATCGATATGGGCGGCGGGACCACATCGGTGGCGGTATTTTTCGACGGCAATTTATTATTCAGCGATATTGTGCCGATCGGCGGCATGCATGTGACCAACGACATCGCGCGCGGACTTTCAACGCCCGTTCTGCAAGCCGAACGGCTGAAAACATTATATGGCGGCGCGCTGGCGACCGCGCAAGACGACGAGGATATGATCGATGTTCCGTTGGTTGGCGAAAACGATTTGAACGATGCGCCGAACCATATTCCGAAATCGTACCTGAATCGAATCATTCAACCGCGCCTCGAAGAAACATTCGAAGCCGTGCGCGCCAAATTGGCCGAAGCCAATGTCGATAAAATCGCCGGCCGCCGCGTGGTATTGACCGGCGGCGCCAGCCAGCTGTCCAATGTGCGCGAATTGGCGGCCAATATCCTCGATAAACAAGTGCGTTTGGGCAAGCCAATCCGCCTGACCGGCCTTGCCGATGCGGCGGGGGGCCCCGCCTTTTCCACCTGCGCCGGATTGCTTACCTTTGCGACCCATCAGGAAGCCCAGGTGGAGGGTAAAAAACCATCCACAGGAAAGGGGCAAAGCCTGTGGAGCCAAGTCAAATCTTGGATTGAAGAGACTTTATAG
- the murG gene encoding undecaprenyldiphospho-muramoylpentapeptide beta-N-acetylglucosaminyltransferase, which produces MTENKNQNPDLGPDLGLQKPKLVVLAAGGTGGHIFPAAALAESLCAQNIGVRLITDKRGQAFSVNGSTIETHRIAAGSPNYRGIGVFGKLWTVCKLGIGSIQSFLLMLKLKPDVVVGFGGYAAAPTIFAAWVLRAPIIIHEQNAILGRTNRLFSRFAKFIATSFQNTESLDLNQFRKAVFTGNPVRSDIARIGDDGYPPASTDGKIRILITGGSQGAHIFSYVIPKAIELLPQSLRDKLVISQQCREEDKAEAIAAYAKMKVQAEVATFFTDVGKRLSESHLVIMRAGASTVAELTAAGRPSILVPYAHALDNHQMINARALADKNAAWLMPQDAFQPEALAARLESYLTLPDTLIQTARAAKSLGVRDAAQRLTRLVIKTHGINRDLLKNKDPQDDYGDNVLGGLPNEQAA; this is translated from the coding sequence ATGACCGAAAATAAAAATCAAAACCCGGATCTAGGCCCGGATCTAGGATTGCAAAAGCCGAAATTGGTGGTGCTGGCTGCTGGCGGAACTGGCGGACATATTTTTCCCGCCGCCGCGCTGGCGGAATCCTTGTGCGCGCAAAATATTGGCGTACGCCTGATTACCGACAAACGCGGCCAGGCGTTCAGCGTCAATGGCAGCACCATTGAAACGCACCGCATCGCCGCCGGATCGCCGAATTATCGCGGTATCGGCGTGTTTGGAAAATTATGGACCGTGTGCAAACTGGGCATCGGTTCCATCCAATCGTTTTTACTGATGTTAAAATTAAAACCGGATGTCGTCGTCGGTTTCGGCGGATATGCCGCCGCGCCCACGATTTTCGCCGCTTGGGTTCTGCGCGCGCCGATCATTATTCACGAACAAAACGCGATTCTGGGACGCACCAATCGTTTGTTCAGCCGGTTTGCAAAATTTATCGCTACGTCGTTTCAAAATACCGAAAGCCTGGATCTAAATCAATTCCGCAAAGCGGTATTCACCGGCAATCCGGTGCGTTCCGATATCGCGCGCATCGGCGATGATGGCTATCCGCCCGCATCCACCGATGGCAAAATCCGCATCCTGATTACGGGCGGCAGCCAAGGCGCGCATATTTTTTCCTACGTCATTCCAAAAGCGATTGAATTATTGCCGCAATCGCTGCGCGATAAATTGGTAATCAGCCAACAATGCCGCGAAGAAGACAAGGCAGAGGCCATCGCAGCCTATGCCAAAATGAAAGTACAGGCTGAAGTCGCGACATTTTTTACCGATGTCGGCAAACGCCTGTCCGAATCGCATTTGGTAATCATGCGCGCCGGCGCATCGACGGTGGCGGAATTGACCGCCGCCGGACGGCCCAGCATTTTGGTTCCCTACGCCCATGCGCTCGATAATCATCAGATGATCAATGCCCGCGCGCTCGCCGACAAAAATGCCGCCTGGCTGATGCCGCAGGACGCATTCCAACCCGAAGCCTTGGCGGCGCGTTTAGAATCGTATTTAACCCTGCCCGATACATTGATTCAAACGGCGCGCGCGGCGAAATCGCTGGGCGTGCGCGACGCCGCGCAACGTTTGACACGGCTTGTCATAAAAACGCATGGCATCAATCGCGATTTGCTGAAAAACAAAGACCCTCAAGACGATTACGGCGACAACGTTTTGGGTGGATTGCCGAACGAGCAGGCGGCCTAA